A portion of the Cryptomeria japonica chromosome 5, Sugi_1.0, whole genome shotgun sequence genome contains these proteins:
- the LOC131076611 gene encoding uncharacterized protein LOC131076611 has translation MQGDEADDGYMGDLSQFLPPDEIARLQAKEKESENIGYKGKLKRKERRKLTKEDQQKKEFEQLKRGFNSAIPSTNIGFKMLQQMGYSPGVALGKNGQGMIEPVKIDIKRSRTGLGLDNMVKEKQIEKAKEMERIAQKRKLNEIKMMSEFEERNNLLWRCKKIVTNYKKAKAALSQLEEAKYGKGYESEQDAEDTVEEEEEEEKVTAQELQEVLDRLRTEFHYCLYCGCQYESVDALLSNCPGTEEEDH, from the exons ATGCAGGGAGATGAAGCGGACGATGGTTACATGGGTGATTTGTCTCAATTCCTTCCGCCCGATGAAATCGCCAGGCTGCAAGCG aaagaaaaagaaagtgagAATATAGGCTACAAAGGAAAGTTAAAACGGAAGGAAAGGAGAAAGCTCACGAAAGAGGACCAACAGAAGAAGGAATTTGAACAGCTCAAAAGGGGGTTCAATTCTGCCATACCTTCAACAAACATTGGCTTTAAAATGCTTCAGCAAATGGGTTATAGCCCGGGTGTTGCTCTTGGAAAGAATGGGCAGGGGATGATTGAGCCAGTCAAGATTGACATCAAGAGATCAAGGACCGGTCTTGGACTAGACAACATGGTGAAAGAGAAGCAGATTGAGAAGGCCAAGGAAATGGAGAGGATTGCTCAGAAGAGGAAACTGAATGAGATAAAGATGATGTCAGAGTTTGAAGAGAGAAACAATTTGTTATGGCGATGCAAAAAAATAGTGACGAATTATAAGAAAGCCAAAGCTGCACTGTCTCAGCTGGAGGAGGCTAAGTATGGGAAGGGATACGAGAGTGAGCAGGATGCTGAAGATACtgtagaagaggaagaggaagaggagaaagtaACTGCGCAG GAATTGCAAGAAGTATTAGACAGATTGAGGACTGAATTCCATTATTGCTTGTACTGTGGTTGTCAG TATGAATCTGTGGATGCATTGCTTTCAAACTGTCCTGGGACTGAAGAAGAGGATCACTAA